Below is a genomic region from Saccharomyces eubayanus strain FM1318 chromosome XV, whole genome shotgun sequence.
aataataaaggGATTGCGGAAGGAGCTCGATGAAATTTATTCTCGGGAATCCGAAAGAAGGAAACTAAAAAGCTCGCAAATGGATCAGGTAGAAAGGGACAGCCATTCCACTGCCAATGTGATATCTTTCCATAGCTCAGAGATTTGGTTAGCAATGAGATACTCTCAATTGCAAATATTACTGTACAGACCATCTGCATTAATACCGAAGCCGCCCATCGACTCACTATCCACATTAGGTGAGTTTTGCCTGCAAGCCTGGAAACACACCTACACCCTATACAAGAAGCGATTATTGCCATTAAATTGGATTACTCTTTTCAGAACATTGACCATTTGTAACACTATTTTGTACTGTCTTTGCCAATGGAGCATCGACCTAATCGAAAGCAAAATTGAAATCCAACAATGTGTCGAGATACTAAGACATTTTGGCGAGAGATGGATCTTTGCCATGAAATGCGCCGACgtgtttcaaaatatcagcAACACAATCCTAGACATTAGTTTAAGCCATGGCAAAGTTCCAAACATGGACCAATTGACAAGAGAGTTATTTGGCGCAAGCGATTCGTACCAAGATATCTTAGATGAGAACAACGTCGACGTCTCATGGGTCGACAAGCTCGTATAACACAACTTTACCTGGTGAAGCAATTCACGGAAATTTTTCGATACCAAGTAGTTGACACTGTTCACCCCGtactttctcttttgaataCGGACCACGCTAACTCGAACTTTAACATGTGGTATGACGGCGTTGGGGAAGTACCTATATGTACAATTGACGTCtagatatttttataacATCTGTATTAATGTAACGTTGACGATTTTCAACTGATAAAGCGGTACACGCGAATATAATGCTACTCTTTTGTTCGACTTGATTCCATCGCTTAAATCGTATTTCTCTCAGCCAAGGAAATAGATATTTCTGCTCAAACCAAAGACATAAAGTGCTTTGATGTGCTCATTGCCTGGATAGGTTCAGAGGACATTACGCTACAAGAGAACAGTCCCAAAGAGCCAAGGTAATGAAGAACTTTCGACGAGTGCCTGTGAGCAAGTCCTCTCTACAAATGTACAAGATCATTGGGTGTCTTAAGAAGAAATTAGATAGGTATAACATAGCTTGAAGAATGCTGAACTTTTGACGGGTGCCTTACGTAACACAGTCCCGCACTCCACCATTTCTCCCTTTCAGCCACTGACCTTACTTGACCTATTCGGTAGATTCTCACCCTCTCTTGGATGATTATTACTAAAGAgattcaaatatttgacACGGCACGGAAGCGGAATTCTGCTTCCGTCTCGTGCGCTTACTAAAGCGAAACGAAAGTTTGTAATCGGTGAGAGTTTCCATTTTCGGTATCAAGTCGTTGCCATTGTCCGACcacctttctttttccgtATTGTTTGAGTAgcgcttttcttttttggttcCTAATGAGACAGTAAAATCCTTGAAACGTGGTTTTCTCGAGGCatcttggtttcttttctccTGCTGGGTTCCTAAACATATAAAAGGAAGAAACGGTCTCCTGtttgaagtttttcaatttcgtttgtttgtttacgtGAATTATTCCAAAACAGactaaagaaagaacaCATCGAAACCAAGCAATATATAAAACAGAAATGTCATTTGTAAAAGATTTTAAGCCACAAGCTTTAGGTGACACCAACCTATTCAAACCAATCAAGATCGGGAACAATGAACTTTTGCACCGTGCTGTCATTCCTCCATTGACCAGAATGAGAGCTCTTCACCCTGGTAATATCCCAAACAGGGACTGGGCAGTCGAATACTACACCCAACGTGCTCAAAGACCTGGTACCATGATTATCACTGAAGGTGCCTTCATATCCCCACAAGCCGGCGGTTACGATAACGCTCCAGGTGTTTGGTCGGAAGAACAAATGGTGGAATGGACCAAAATCTTCAACGCTAttcatgaaaagaaatcgtTCGTTTGGGTTCAGTTATGGGTTTTGGGTTGGGCTGCTTTCCCAGACACTCTTGCCAGAGATGGTTTGCGTTACGATTCAGCTTCTGACAACGTTTTCATGGATGCCGAGCAAGAAGCTAAGGCCAAGAAGGCCAACAACCCACAACACAGTCTAACCAAGGACGAAATCAAGCAATACATTAAGGAATACGTCCAGGCTGCCAAGAACTCTATTGCTGCTGGTGCCGATGGTGTTGAAATTCACAGTGCTAACGGTTACTTGTTAAACCAGTTCTTGGACCCTCATTCCAATACTAGAACCGATGAATATGGTGGATCTATTGAAAACAGAGCTCGTTTCACCTTGGAAGTTGTTGATGCTCTTGTCGAAGCCATTGGTCATGAAAAAGTTGGTTTGAGATTGTCCCCATACGGTGTTTTCAACAGTATGTCTGGTGGTGCCGAGACCGGCATTGTTGCCCAATATGCTTACGTTGCTGGTGAATTAGAAAAGAGAGCTAAAGCCGGAAAACGTTTAGCTTTTGTTCATTTGGTTGAACCTCGTGTAACTAACCCATTCTTGACTGAAGGGGAGGGTGAATACGAAGGAGGTAGCAACGATTTTGTTTACTCCATCTGGAAGGGCCCAGTCATTAGAGCTGGTAATTTTGCTCTCCACCCAGAAGTCGTTAGAGAAGAAGTTAAGGACAAGAGAACCTTGATCGGTTACGGTAGATTCTTCATTTCTAACCCGGATTTGGTTGATCGTTTGGAAAAAGGTCTACCTCTGAACAAATATGACAGAGATACTTTCTACCAGATGTCTGCTCATGGTTATATTGACTACCCCACCTATGAAGAAGCTCTCAAATTAGGCTGGGACAAAAAGTAATTGAATATTCCATAGTTCGATGTTCTACCTTCCCCACCCCCACAATCCCGTTTACCTTATATAATTAACGACTAGATATATTTAGGATAAACaattttaatgaaaataaatatcaaCAGGTTTTTTGACGAGCGCTGAATATGCACACAGTAGGGCAGGAGCATGTTTTCACTCTGCATCTTTTATTAAAAAATCAGACGTGAAAATCATATATGAAAGAATATGGGCTCAGCTATCACGTTGAAGCAATGCCAGTTTCATAGCTCACCTTTGTATCACTTTTAAGAGAGCGTACTTTGAATGTTTTTACCACTTCGAGCAGTATTCATATTTGCCAGATATGGCGTTCCTGATCTAACAAAGGCATATGTGGCTGGAACTAAGGATAACTAACTCACAGATCGCTCTATTCTTCCACAGCCAGCATATCGTTGAAGTAATTCAGTATCTTTTGCTCACATAGCGCGCTTTCTTAAGGATTTTCTTGTcgaaatcaaaattattattacgATCAATGTACCTTAAGCAACAAGATTATTTGAAACTTATAACTGTTGTATTTTTAGCCTCCTTAGCTTAGTGGTAGAGCGTTGCACTTGTAATGCAAAGGTCGCTAGTTCAATTCTGGCAGGTGGCaatttaaatatttttttttttggttgcCGTGCTCCCCATCATCTGTAACttcattgaatttttcaaaggttGAATGGTGGGTGAAAGCTAAATACATATAGTTGGTTGACAAATCAGGACGAGGGACAGTGGACGAGGAAGAGTACCAGAAGAGAAAGTCATGCTATTAGAATTAGTTTCTTATGCAGGGACCATTTTAGGGTTTCTGTTTCTAACACTTTCAATTGCATCAGGTTTATACTATATTAGTGAACTAGTCGAAGAACACACAGAACCCACAAGACGGTTTCTAACAAGGGCAATTTATGGCATAATTTTGTTACTAGTACTACTTTTGCTACTGGATGGATTCCCATTCAAACTCACACTTTTTTCTATTGCATCTTATATAGTATATTATCAAAACTTAAAAAGCTTCCCCTTTATCTCATTAACCAGCCCAACCTTCCTACTAAGTTGCGTATGCGTTATTTTAAACCATTACTTTTGGTTCAAGTATTTCAATGACACGGAAATTCCACCGCAGTTCAGATATGATCCGAACTATATACCTCGTAGGCGTGCCAGTTTTGCTGAGGTGGCCTCATTTTTTGGTATATGCGTTTGGTTCATACCATTTGCCCTATTTGTTTCCCTATCAGCTGGTGATTATGTCTTGCCAACAACCAGTGAACAGCATATGGCtaagaaaaatgatgacGCTATTACAAGTAACCAGCCAAGATTACGTAAAAGAGCCGTTGGTTTGGTCCGTGTAGTGATCAATTCGGTAAGGAAGTACATTTATTCTGTAGCTCGTGTATTTGGCTACGAGATAGATCCTGATTTTGACAGACTAGCTGTTTAAAGATGTCTTTTTCGAGCGTGTATTTAGTATGTTATTagaatattcaatataaaatatgtaTAGTGCTCTacaaaacttttttataCGGGAAAGAGACATCGAAGCAAATAGTGCCCTGCTTTGCTTGTcacaaaaagaatatttaacagcttttctatctttttcttttttgttgacGTTTGCATTTTTTATGACAGTCaagtaaacaaaaaccGGTCTCTTCTAATAGATCAATACTATTGTTTCACGAAaggaaaagtaaaaaaaaaactagatCGTGAAATTTCCGTGACGTCTAGTGATGTCTGCCGAAGAACACAATGATGAAAGTGATCCCGGTGATCGTCTTGAAGAATCGAGTCAGGTCTCAATTGCTAATGAAACggtaaaatttttatcGAGAAATAGATATTGGACTAGGGATTATACAACCGGTATCAAATTGTTCGTCAAACACATGAGGACACAAAACGATATAGTGGTTAgatatattaaattttaTAGTGATTTTACTGACAAGTTTTGGAAACCAGCGTTAAATGATCTACAAAAGCTAGAGCCAACCAATTCGATGAATAAACAACTACTTGAATTCATAAAGGAAAGTTTTAATAGAATATCCCCAGAGCAAATCGAGAGTGATTGTAAGAAACCGTTACAGAACCTGAAGAATCATAACGACGGTTTTCTTCGTGAAGCCGAAAATGATTTATCATCTCGTTATTCAGTTTATGTCAAAGATTTAGTCAGGGTCAAAGAAGCGTTAATTgaatgtgaaaaaaaaattcaaatgtGTAAGATGAAGCAAGTCGACACTCCAATAGATGATCGTCCCCATACCTCTAATAGCGATAAGAACGAAAATTCTTTGACCAGAATAAAATTTATATGCGAATTCCCTTATGCTTTGGATGAGAGGTTAAAGTTCGATAATAGCGTTCAATTTATgtcatttcttcaaaacctAAAGGAGCATGTTCATTTGCAGAAAAGCGTGTTCCCTGTTCCGGGGTTACCAAATGGAAGTTTTCAAGGCCAGTCAGTGGTCAAGGAACTGAAGAAACTGGAGCCTAAATTAGACCTATCCTTATTTAATATCGATAGAATAGGCAATGAATTTACTCAACTAGGTGTAATAAAAGAGTATTCATTGAGTTTTTATTCTAATAAGAATCCTCAGTTTGATCAGGATAAATACTACTACTGGAATTCCGAAATCTTCAGCAACCAACAAGAGCGAAATGGTGACGCGGTTACGAAGGCTAAGAAGTCGTATGGTGATTTGGCAGAGTCTGATAATGTATCTGGTGAAAAGCCGAACACGTCTTCCATCAAAACATCCATATCCGATTGGATCYGCAAAGTCAGTCTCAATGACAATGATGAACGTAGTGTATCAGGAAACAAGGatataaatgaaaacgatTGGCGAGCTTTGAAACAACAATTACAATCGTTACAAGACAACTTCTTTTCCAGGTGTTGTCAATTGGAATATTCCAAAGTACAGCTAGAGAAAACTATTTATGAATACTGTAAGAACTACTCTCGAATGGAGAACGAAATTGAGCAAAGTCTAAAGTCATCGGATAAGATATTTCAACAGAGTTGTGAATCATTCACCAAATCACCGATTTCCCTCCCACAAGAAGACGTCCTACCATGTAAAGGTAAGGACGTAGAAATAAGAGGATTTTTCCTCAGGGACAATGGTATACCGTTCCGCAAGTGGAATACCATAGAGGAGAAAGACCCAGTCAGGTCCTACAGGGAAATTTCAATCAAATGCGAGAAGTTTTTCTGTGGTAGCGAGATAAACAATGATCTGACTTTTCTAGATACTTTGGAAACTATAAAGATCATATTGCAGCAGATCGAAAAAGAACCAAATGCAAACAAAATCGTACGAAGTTGGCACGACGATATAGATTTTGTAAGGGTCTCGAACCTGAAGAGAGACCTAATGGGGAAATTTAAAGAATCGAAAACCATTGAAAATACGAATTCCACCATAACAGCccaatttttggaaaacctGCATACATTTGTGACGAACGATTTTGTTGGACTCATCAAATTGTGGCTGCTCGAACTGCCCGATAGCATAGTCCCTTCAAACAGTTACGATACCTTGgtcaaaacaaaagagcCGTTGATTTCGTTGTGCGGGAAATTCCCCACGAACACAGTAAGATTCCTACAAGAGTTTACAAGGCATTTTCAAGTGCTCAGCCGCAAGTCGTCACTCCCACCACGAACCGTGTGCGATTTATTCATAGACAACAGTGACATAGACATCCCATTAGCACACCACTTTGTAAGAAGAACAGGATTACAAGACCCCACAGACATAAAGATCTTGTCGCCAGCGTTGTACACATTCTTTACCAATCAAGATACAGTAAACATATTGCAAGAACTAATCACTACCTCCGCCAGCACCAGCTCCACCACTGTCCTTCAGGAACCACCAAAGATTGTCATAAAGGACACCGCCTCAACCGCATCCTCCACGCCCAACCCACCGCTAGGAGACCAAAATGGCCCGTTCATTCCACGGCCTTTCAAGACTAGTTCCACACCGACAACCCCAGAGAGAACAAAGCGCAAGAGCGGCCTGTTTCTTCCTGTCAACGTCAACGACCGGCCTCCTACATAATCCCATGCATGCTACATACACCACGTAAATCACCTGCCGCCGCTTTGTTCTTTCCTCCTGCCTCGAGGCTGTTGCTTCCTAACATCGTGCGCCGTCGGTGTTACGCTGCGGTGCCTCGGTGTTACGCGGTGCTTTGTCCTGGCGGTGCTGGCCGTCTTGCGCTTTCCGCTTGGTAGCCTCGAGGttgttttatataaatgGGCCTGAGATTTGTTATGTATGTTGTATTGTTTCTGgacttgtttctttttctggaaagcccttttttattacatAAGAGAACAAGTAGCCTGATAAATATACTAGCTTGTATAGTTGCCACTACAAACAAAAACACTTTCTATACAAAcaattataaaaaatatgtcTGCTGATTTCGGTTTGATTGGTTTAGCCGTCATGGGTCAAAACTTGATCTTAAATGCTGCTGATCACGGTTTCACTGTTTGTGCTTACAACAGAACTCAATCCAAGGTTGACCATTTCTTAGCTAACGAAGCCAAGGGTAAGTCTATCATTGGTGCTACTTCCATTCAAGATTTCATTTCCAAGTTGAAGAGACCTAGAAAGGTCATGCTTTTGGTTAAAGCTGGTGCTCCAGTCGACGCCTTGATCAAGGAAATTGTCCCACTTCTGGAAAAGGGCGACATCATCATCGATGGTGGTAACTCCCATTTCCCAGACTCTAACAGACGTTAcgaagaattgaagaagcaCGGTATTCTTTTCGTCGGTTCCGGTGTCTctggtggtgaagatggTGCCCGTTACGGTCCATCTTTGATGCCAGGTGGTTCTGAAGAAGCTTGGCCACACATCAAGAACATCTTCCAATCTATCTCCGCCAAGTCTGACGGTGAGCCATGTTGTGAATGGGTCGGCCCAGCCGGTGCCGGTCACTACGTCAAAATGGTCCACAACGGTATCGAGTACGGTGACATGCAATTGATTTGTGAAGCCTACGATATTATGAAGAGATTGGGTGGATTTACCGATAAGGAAATCAGTGAAGTTTTCACCACATGGAACAAGGGTGTCCTTGACTCTTTCTTGATCGAAATCACCAGAGACATCTTGAAATTCGATGATGTCGACGGTAAGCCATTGGTGGAAAAAATCATGGACACTGCCGGCCAAAAGGGTACTGGTAAGTGGACTGCCATTAACGCCTTGGACTTGGGTATGCCAGTCACTTTGATCGGTGAAGCTGTCTTTGCTCGTTGTCTATCTGCTTTGAAGAATGAAAGAGTCAGAGCTTCCAAGGTCTTGCCAGGCCCAGAAGTTCCAAAGGATGCCGTCAAGGACAGACAACAATTTGTCGACGATTTGGAACAAGCTTTGTACGCTTCCAAGATCATCTCTTACGCTCAAGGTTTCATGTTGATCCGTGAAGCCGCTGCCACATACGGCTGGAAACTAAACAACCCCGCCATCGCTTTGATGTGGAGAGGTGGTTGTATCATCAGATCCGTCTTCTTGGCTGAAATCACCAAGGCTTATAGACAAGAACCAGACCTAGAAAACTTGTTGTTCAACAAGTTCTTCGCCGATGCTGTTACCAAGGCTCAATCTGGTTGGAGAAAATCCATTGCATTGGCTACCACATACGGTATTCCAACACCAGCCTTTTCCACTGCTTTGACCTTCTACGATGGGTACAGATCTGAAAGATTACCAGCCAACTTACTACAAGCTCAACGTGATTACTTCGGTGCCCACACTTTCAGAGTCTTGCCCGAATGTGCATCCGAAAACTTGCCAGAAAACAAGGATATTCATATCAACTGGACTGGTCATGGTGGTAACGTTTCTTCCTCAACATACCAAGCTTAAGGAGATCAAACcaactgaagaaaaatcaaaaaaacaataaattaatgaaaataaataaatccAAATGCAAttatatatagtatatGAAGTTATGTATTATTTCAAAGAGTTAGAACTCAATAAATAAGTCTCTGAAACAAATcctttttactttttctaGCACCCGAAAAAGGGCTAAGATCTGGCGACacaaaataaaagtaataaaaaataaaaaatggaaatgtACTAATCCTATTTTACAATCAAACGCACACAAAGAGAGATAGAATACATATTAGCAAAAATGAGGAGTTCAGGTACATATGAGGATGAGCCATCTCAGGAAACAACTTCTTCTCCTCCAAAGCAACCGCAGCAGAAAAAGCCAACTAAATTTAGAGAAAGAATGCGGAAGTGGTTACAAAGTGGGAAAAATAATGGTTACCAGGACAAAAAAGATGATCCCAAAATATTTGACAGAATTCTTTATCAACAAGGAGATATGACTGCATTtaacaataatgaaaatgggGCAGGTCAGGATATAACaaacaacttttttttaccagatgaagatgagtCGTGCCCAGTGCAAAGTAGTGTTAAGACCTTCCTGACCGGAAATAATGACGATAATACAGACTTACAGTCTCAAGATCATACAAATCAAAACCAGAAACAGACCACCGAACTTCCAAGATTACCGTATCAGCAGAGGAGTCCACAAGAAGTACCATTGTTGAAGGACCTTTTCATCACTAACAAATATGATGATCCTTATTTAAactcttcaacaaaatttGGTAACATAACATCAACTTTCCCCAGCAGTCTATCTTTAAGGACTGTTACCTTACAAActataaaaagaagaatcgATTATATTTCagccaaaaagaaagaggtCTGGAAAACAGAGgagaagtttttgaaagacatATTGATGTGGCTACAAAGctcaaattttgaagatccTGACACGATATCGTTGATCCATGAAATTgagaaagtttttgaacaagatATACTTTTTGAACAGAATATTTCAGATTGCCTAAGAGACATTTCAAATAATTTCGAATATATTTGCGTGAGAGAAACTCAATTGATTAATGAAggaaatattttaaagaatgACCTGAAAAAATACTCAAAATCAAGAGAGCATAAAGGCGAAAAACATGAAGATACAGAGGTATTTAGAGAGAAAGTGATATCATCACAAAAATCGTTTGACGTAGTGAAGCGACACTACAAGCACGCAATATCAATAACAACAAGACAGCTATTTATGAACCTCGCTTTTGAATACTATGAGAATTGTTCCGATATGAAGGatgtttcaagaaaatacttACAAGAATCCTTGTCAACTTTACAAACCATAGACACTTTAGGATTTTcagaagaattagaaagAATCAGGAAAAGAAGGTTTGACAAATTTTGGGCCAAAGCAAATCCAGACCCGACAAATAATATTCAGAAGTTTGTTAATATGAGAACAGGTGTAGCCGGATTCAATGATTCGTTGATGAATCATTTGTATGGTAAACTACGCTTCGGAGTCGCGCCACTTGAGGAAGAACTGCAAAATCAGCAACCTGAGCTCATTGGTATGCAAGAGAATGTTTGGAACGAAACACTCTCTGAGTATAATTCAGTAGATGGTAATCCCATTACTTCAAATAAGTTCTTATCTGCTAAAGAAGTTGAGTCAGATCAGCTAGTAAGAACATTCAGTCAAAACGACGAAGCAAAGGATAATATTCCGCCAATTATAAGTGTTCAACAGGTATCAACACCtgaaggaaagaaagaaaatttagaaaacAATGACCCTTTGATATTGAGAAGcgcaaaaagaaatgtaaATATCAATGCTGCTAGTTTAAGGAACCTTGCCATCAAAAAATCTCAAGTTAAACCGGAATCTGCGAATGAAGAGAGTAAAATCTTCGCTGCAGCA
It encodes:
- the OYE2 gene encoding NADPH dehydrogenase; amino-acid sequence: MSFVKDFKPQALGDTNLFKPIKIGNNELLHRAVIPPLTRMRALHPGNIPNRDWAVEYYTQRAQRPGTMIITEGAFISPQAGGYDNAPGVWSEEQMVEWTKIFNAIHEKKSFVWVQLWVLGWAAFPDTLARDGLRYDSASDNVFMDAEQEAKAKKANNPQHSLTKDEIKQYIKEYVQAAKNSIAAGADGVEIHSANGYLLNQFLDPHSNTRTDEYGGSIENRARFTLEVVDALVEAIGHEKVGLRLSPYGVFNSMSGGAETGIVAQYAYVAGELEKRAKAGKRLAFVHLVEPRVTNPFLTEGEGEYEGGSNDFVYSIWKGPVIRAGNFALHPEVVREEVKDKRTLIGYGRFFISNPDLVDRLEKGLPLNKYDRDTFYQMSAHGYIDYPTYEEALKLGWDKK
- the SSP1 gene encoding Ssp1p, whose protein sequence is MRSSGTYEDEPSQETTSSPPKQPQQKKPTKFRERMRKWLQSGKNNGYQDKKDDPKIFDRILYQQGDMTAFNNNENGAGQDITNNFFLPDEDESCPVQSSVKTFLTGNNDDNTDLQSQDHTNQNQKQTTELPRLPYQQRSPQEVPLLKDLFITNKYDDPYLNSSTKFGNITSTFPSSLSLRTVTLQTIKRRIDYISAKKKEVWKTEEKFLKDILMWLQSSNFEDPDTISLIHEIEKVFEQDILFEQNISDCLRDISNNFEYICVRETQLINEGNILKNDLKKYSKSREHKGEKHEDTEVFREKVISSQKSFDVVKRHYKHAISITTRQLFMNLAFEYYENCSDMKDVSRKYLQESLSTLQTIDTLGFSEELERIRKRRFDKFWAKANPDPTNNIQKFVNMRTGVAGFNDSLMNHLYGKLRFGVAPLEEELQNQQPELIGMQENVWNETLSEYNSVDGNPITSNKFLSAKEVESDQLVRTFSQNDEAKDNIPPIISVQQVSTPEGKKENLENNDPLILRSAKRNVNINAASLRNLAIKKSQVKPESANEESKIFAAALNDARQNLDENVWKSPI
- the RGD3 gene encoding Rgd3p, which codes for MSAEEHNDESDPGDRLEESSQVSIANETVKFLSRNRYWTRDYTTGIKLFVKHMRTQNDIVVRYIKFYSDFTDKFWKPALNDLQKLEPTNSMNKQLLEFIKESFNRISPEQIESDCKKPLQNLKNHNDGFLREAENDLSSRYSVYVKDLVRVKEALIECEKKIQMCKMKQVDTPIDDRPHTSNSDKNENSLTRIKFICEFPYALDERLKFDNSVQFMSFLQNLKEHVHLQKSVFPVPGLPNGSFQGQSVVKELKKLEPKLDLSLFNIDRIGNEFTQLGVIKEYSLSFYSNKNPQFDQDKYYYWNSEIFSNQQERNGDAVTKAKKSYGDLAESDNVSGEKPNTSSIKTSISDWIXKVSLNDNDERSVSGNKDINENDWRALKQQLQSLQDNFFSRCCQLEYSKVQLEKTIYEYCKNYSRMENEIEQSLKSSDKIFQQSCESFTKSPISLPQEDVLPCKGKDVEIRGFFLRDNGIPFRKWNTIEEKDPVRSYREISIKCEKFFCGSEINNDLTFLDTLETIKIILQQIEKEPNANKIVRSWHDDIDFVRVSNLKRDLMGKFKESKTIENTNSTITAQFLENLHTFVTNDFVGLIKLWLLELPDSIVPSNSYDTLVKTKEPLISLCGKFPTNTVRFLQEFTRHFQVLSRKSSLPPRTVCDLFIDNSDIDIPLAHHFVRRTGLQDPTDIKILSPALYTFFTNQDTVNILQELITTSASTSSTTVLQEPPKIVIKDTASTASSTPNPPLGDQNGPFIPRPFKTSSTPTTPERTKRKSGLFLPVNVNDRPPT
- the GND1 gene encoding phosphogluconate dehydrogenase (decarboxylating) GND1, which codes for MSADFGLIGLAVMGQNLILNAADHGFTVCAYNRTQSKVDHFLANEAKGKSIIGATSIQDFISKLKRPRKVMLLVKAGAPVDALIKEIVPLLEKGDIIIDGGNSHFPDSNRRYEELKKHGILFVGSGVSGGEDGARYGPSLMPGGSEEAWPHIKNIFQSISAKSDGEPCCEWVGPAGAGHYVKMVHNGIEYGDMQLICEAYDIMKRLGGFTDKEISEVFTTWNKGVLDSFLIEITRDILKFDDVDGKPLVEKIMDTAGQKGTGKWTAINALDLGMPVTLIGEAVFARCLSALKNERVRASKVLPGPEVPKDAVKDRQQFVDDLEQALYASKIISYAQGFMLIREAAATYGWKLNNPAIALMWRGGCIIRSVFLAEITKAYRQEPDLENLLFNKFFADAVTKAQSGWRKSIALATTYGIPTPAFSTALTFYDGYRSERLPANLLQAQRDYFGAHTFRVLPECASENLPENKDIHINWTGHGGNVSSSTYQA
- the SVP26 gene encoding Svp26p, whose product is MLLELVSYAGTILGFLFLTLSIASGLYYISELVEEHTEPTRRFLTRAIYGIILLLVLLLLLDGFPFKLTLFSIASYIVYYQNLKSFPFISLTSPTFLLSCVCVILNHYFWFKYFNDTEIPPQFRYDPNYIPRRRASFAEVASFFGICVWFIPFALFVSLSAGDYVLPTTSEQHMAKKNDDAITSNQPRLRKRAVGLVRVVINSVRKYIYSVARVFGYEIDPDFDRLAV